In one Tachysurus vachellii isolate PV-2020 chromosome 24, HZAU_Pvac_v1, whole genome shotgun sequence genomic region, the following are encoded:
- the LOC132839140 gene encoding ribose-phosphate pyrophosphokinase 2, whose amino-acid sequence MPNIVLFSGSSHHDLSQKVADRLGLDLGKVITKKFSNQETCVEIGESVRGEDVYIIQSGCGEINDNLMELLIMINACKIASSSRVTAVIPCFPYARQDKKDKSRAPISAKLVANMLSVAGADHIITMDLHASQIQGFFDIAVDNLYAEPAVLQWIRENIPEWKNCIIVSPDAGGAKRVTSIADRLNVEFALIHKERKKANEVDRMVLVGDVKDRVAILVDDMADTCGTICHAADKLISAGAIKVYAILTHGIFSGPAISRINSAPFEAVVVTNTIPQEEKMKQCPKIQVIDISMILAEAIRRTHNGESVSYLFSHVPL is encoded by the exons ATGCCCAACATCGTGTTGTTCAGCGGGAGCTCCCACCATGACCTGTCCCAGAAGGTGGCCGACCGCCTCGGGCTCGATCTGGGGAAAGTCATCACCAAAAAGTTCAGCAATCAGGAAACCTG TGTGGAAATCGGTGAGAGCGTGCGAGGTGAGGATGTGTACATCATTCAGAGTGGCTGTGGAGAAATAAACGACAACCTCATGGAGCTGCTGATCATGATCAACGCATGCAAGATCGCTTCATCGTCTCGCGTCACTGCTGTCATCCCATGTTTCCCCTACGCCCGACAGGACAAAAAGGACAAA aGCCGTGCACCGATTTCCGCAAAACTGGTGGCCAACATGCTGTCAGTAGCCGGAGCAGACCATATAATCACCATGGACCTTCATGCTTCACAGATTCAG GGATTTTTCGACATTGCCGTGGACAACCTGTACGCAGAGCCTGCAGTCCTCCAGTGGATCCGAGAGAACATTCCAGAGTGGAAGAACTGCATTATTGTCTCACCTGATGCTGGTGGCGCTAAAAG GGTGACCTCCATCGCTGACCGGCTGAACGTTGAGTTCGCCCTCATTCATAAAGAGCGCAAAAAAGCCAACGAGGTGGACCGGATGGTGCTGGTAGGGGATGTAAAGGACCGAGTGGCCATCCTAGTGGACGACATGGCGGACACGTGTGGGACCATCTGCCACGCTGCTGATAA GCTGATCTCTGCCGGGGCTATAAAGGTTTACGCAATTCTTACCCACGGCATCTTCTCGGGTCCAGCAATCTCGCGCATCAACAGCGCTCCTTTCGAGGCTGTTGTCGTCACTAACACCATTCCACAAGAGGAGAAGATGAAGCAGTGCCCCAAAATCCAG GTCATCGACATCTCCATGATCTTAGCCGAGGCCATCCGGAGAACCCACAACGGCGAATCTGTCTCGTACCTTTTCAGTCACGTTCCATTGTAA
- the chst10 gene encoding carbohydrate sulfotransferase 10 has protein sequence MYYYFFMAKRRSLFFIHERLRQHLHGPMMRRHWLLVGACGWVLLILMFVSKFINFSFRMPDDYGGRPMLLNWTSLTVKTVKPVNQLSQNAASQPPAVSSGGPTQVELSDWESVTVQRLQLLSSVCRNSSLWKLTHTPLRKFVLDRMFVCDKHKILFCQTPKVGNTQWKKVLIVLNGKFSKVEDIPENVVHDHERNGLPRLSSMSDAEITERLNTYFKFFIVRDPFERLISAFKDKFVENPRFEPWYKHSIAPTIIRKYRKSHRDASGSAGLHFEDFVRYLGDESGRKHLDHQFGEHVIHWLTYVELCAPCDISYDVIGHHETLEQDAPYILKAAGIEDLVSYPSIPKGITLYNRTKVEHYFSGISKRDIRRLYACYQGDFSLFGYHRPDFLLD, from the exons ATGTATTACTATTTTTTCATGGCGAAAAGAAGATCACTGTTTTTTATACATGAAAG GCTTCGTCAGCATCTCCATGGCCCAATGATGCGCCGTCACTGGCTGCTGGTCGGTGCTTGCGGATGGGTGCTGCTTATCCTCATGTTTGTCAGCAAATTCATCAACTTCAGCTTCCGAATGCCAGACG ACTATGGGGGAAGACCTATGCTGTTAAACTGGACTTCTCTAACGGTAAAGACGGTAAAACCTGTAAATCAGCTTTCACAGAACGCAGCCTCACAACCGCCTGCAGTG tcTTCAGGTGGCCCAACTCAGGTGGAGCTCTCGGACTGGGAGTCCGTGACGGTGCAGCGCTTGCAGCTTTTGTCCAGCGTTTGCAGGAACTCCTCTCTATGgaaacttacacacactcctctgcgCAAGTTCGTCCTAGACCGCATGTTTGTGTGCGACAAACACAAGATTCTTTTCTGCCAGACGCCCAAGGTGGGCAACACTCAGTGGAAGAAGGTCCTCATTGTCCTCAATG GAAAGTTCTCCAAGGTTGAAGACATACCTGAGAATGTGGTCCATGACCACGAGAGAAACGGTTTACCTCGCCTGTCCTCTATGAGCGACGCAGAGATCACGGAAAG ATTAAACACATACTTTAAGTTCTTTATTGTCCGAGACCCATTCGAGCGTCTCATATCAGCCTTCAAGGACAAGTTTGTGGAGAATCCACGCTTCGAGCCATGGTACAAGCACAGCATCGCTCCCACCATCATACGGAAGTACCGCAAAAGTCACCGCGACGCCTCTGGAAGCGCCGGCCTGCACTTTGAGGATTTTGTGCGCTACTTGGGTGACGAGTCGGGCCGAAAACATCTCGATCACCAGTTCGGAGAGCACGTCATCCACTGGTTAACATATGTTGAGCTCTGTGCTCCCTGTGATATTTCCTATGATGTAATCGGCCATCACGAGACTCTCGAGCAAGATGCGCCGTATATCCTCAAAGCTGCCGGAATTGAGGACTTGGTATCGTATCCGAGCATCCCTAAAGGCATAACGCTCTACAACAGGACCAAGGTTGAGCACTACTTCTCTGGGATCAGCAAAAGGGACATACGCCGCCTTTACGCTTGCTACCAGGGGGATTTTAGCCTTTTTGGGTACCATAGACCTGACTTCCTGCTTGACTGa